A genomic window from Sceloporus undulatus isolate JIND9_A2432 ecotype Alabama chromosome 9, SceUnd_v1.1, whole genome shotgun sequence includes:
- the LOC121915630 gene encoding zinc finger protein 771-like isoform X2 produces the protein MAGEGRQGPGSRGALWVTRGPGGRGQRPSSLPVDSLQLGSPSRPGPERSQEADMAEAAQQQAEATAAAAAAAGGSSEDLGPPAAPVAEEDPAAAASQVPIGAAREEEDEEEDEENVVSEATSVSSGDSAPPTPSANGYPGPRSGKEPRGTLGELVEAGGGGREAGHDRLSATQAPSPEWHECPECGRGFGTSRALKVHRSYHVGRKRPHSGSSAIKPPALLPPLVLSGNPPESQDGRTAPSGRGRAFHYICAECGLGFASPATLEGHRCEHGWRRSPPASLPPRYKRPPSPAAAEANGEQDADGADGPYHCTECSGKFGLVSELHQHYILHARGEL, from the exons ATGGCGGGAGAGGGGCGGCAAGGGCCCGGCTCTCGCGGGGCATTGTGGGTGACGCGGGGTCCCGGGGGGCGGGGCCAGCGCCCCTCTTCCCTTCCGGTGGACTCGCTGCAGCTCGGATCCCCTTCCAGGCCGGGCCCTGAGCGCAGCCAGGAGGCGGACATGGCGGAGGCAGCCCAGCAACAAGCCGAGgccacggcggcggcggcggcggcggcgggggggagCTCGGAGGACTTAGGGCCGCCGGCGGCTCCGGTAGCGGAGGAAGatccggcggcggcggcgtcgcAGGTCCCGATCG GTGCCGcgcgggaggaggaggacgaggaggaggacgaggagaaCGTCGTCTCTGAGGCCACCTCCGTCTCTTCGGGGGACAGCGCGCCCCCGACCCCCTCCGCCAACGGCTATCCAG GGCCCCGCAGTGGCAAAGAGCCGCGGGGGACACTTGGGGAGCTGGTGGAGGCCGGCGGAGGCGGCAGAGAGGCCGGCCACGACCGGCTGAGCGCCACACAGGCCCCCAGCCCCGAGTGGCACGAGTGCCCTGAGTGTGGGCGCGGGTTTGGCACGTCACGGGCTCTGAAGGTGCACCGGAGTTACCACGTGGGACGCAAGCGGCCACACAGCGGCTCCTCGGCCATCAAGCCTCCTGCCCTGCTGCCCCCGCTGGTCCTGTCAGGCAACCCTCCAGAGAGCCAGGATGGGCGGACGGCTCCCAGCGGACGGGGCAGAGCCTTCCACTACATCTGCGCCGAGTGCGGCCTAGGCTTTGCGTCCCCAGCCACCCTGGAGGGCCATCGCTGCGAACACGGCTGGCGGCGGAGCCCCCCGGCCTCTCTGCCCCCCCGCTATAAGCGGCCCCCTTCGCCTGCTGCCGCAGAGGCCAACGGAGAGCAGGACGCCGACGGGGCGGACGGACCGTACCACTGCACCGAGTGCTCTGGGAAGTTTGGGTTGGTGTCGGAGCTCCACCAGCACTACATCCTGCATGCGCGCGGGGAACTCTAG
- the LOC121915630 gene encoding collagen alpha-1(III) chain-like isoform X1, with amino-acid sequence MAGEGRQGPGSRGALWVTRGPGGRGQRPSSLPVDSLQLGSPSRPGPERSQEADMAEAAQQQAEATAAAAAAAGGSSEDLGPPAAPVAEEDPAAAASQVPIGERFGRGRFPRDPPLRPLPGPAASAPPGQSFQPRVPFAGAAREEEDEEEDEENVVSEATSVSSGDSAPPTPSANGYPGPRSGKEPRGTLGELVEAGGGGREAGHDRLSATQAPSPEWHECPECGRGFGTSRALKVHRSYHVGRKRPHSGSSAIKPPALLPPLVLSGNPPESQDGRTAPSGRGRAFHYICAECGLGFASPATLEGHRCEHGWRRSPPASLPPRYKRPPSPAAAEANGEQDADGADGPYHCTECSGKFGLVSELHQHYILHARGEL; translated from the exons ATGGCGGGAGAGGGGCGGCAAGGGCCCGGCTCTCGCGGGGCATTGTGGGTGACGCGGGGTCCCGGGGGGCGGGGCCAGCGCCCCTCTTCCCTTCCGGTGGACTCGCTGCAGCTCGGATCCCCTTCCAGGCCGGGCCCTGAGCGCAGCCAGGAGGCGGACATGGCGGAGGCAGCCCAGCAACAAGCCGAGgccacggcggcggcggcggcggcggcgggggggagCTCGGAGGACTTAGGGCCGCCGGCGGCTCCGGTAGCGGAGGAAGatccggcggcggcggcgtcgcAGGTCCCGATCGGTGAGCGTTTTGGGCGGGGGCGCTTTCCGAGGGACCCTCCCCTCCGTCCGCTTCCGGGCCCCGCAGCCTCAGCCCCTCCGGGACAGTCCTTCCAGCCCCGGGTCCCTTTTGCAGGTGCCGcgcgggaggaggaggacgaggaggaggacgaggagaaCGTCGTCTCTGAGGCCACCTCCGTCTCTTCGGGGGACAGCGCGCCCCCGACCCCCTCCGCCAACGGCTATCCAG GGCCCCGCAGTGGCAAAGAGCCGCGGGGGACACTTGGGGAGCTGGTGGAGGCCGGCGGAGGCGGCAGAGAGGCCGGCCACGACCGGCTGAGCGCCACACAGGCCCCCAGCCCCGAGTGGCACGAGTGCCCTGAGTGTGGGCGCGGGTTTGGCACGTCACGGGCTCTGAAGGTGCACCGGAGTTACCACGTGGGACGCAAGCGGCCACACAGCGGCTCCTCGGCCATCAAGCCTCCTGCCCTGCTGCCCCCGCTGGTCCTGTCAGGCAACCCTCCAGAGAGCCAGGATGGGCGGACGGCTCCCAGCGGACGGGGCAGAGCCTTCCACTACATCTGCGCCGAGTGCGGCCTAGGCTTTGCGTCCCCAGCCACCCTGGAGGGCCATCGCTGCGAACACGGCTGGCGGCGGAGCCCCCCGGCCTCTCTGCCCCCCCGCTATAAGCGGCCCCCTTCGCCTGCTGCCGCAGAGGCCAACGGAGAGCAGGACGCCGACGGGGCGGACGGACCGTACCACTGCACCGAGTGCTCTGGGAAGTTTGGGTTGGTGTCGGAGCTCCACCAGCACTACATCCTGCATGCGCGCGGGGAACTCTAG
- the LOC121915630 gene encoding zinc finger protein 48-like isoform X3 yields the protein MAEAAQQQAEATAAAAAAAGGSSEDLGPPAAPVAEEDPAAAASQVPIGERFGRGRFPRDPPLRPLPGPAASAPPGQSFQPRVPFAGAAREEEDEEEDEENVVSEATSVSSGDSAPPTPSANGYPGPRSGKEPRGTLGELVEAGGGGREAGHDRLSATQAPSPEWHECPECGRGFGTSRALKVHRSYHVGRKRPHSGSSAIKPPALLPPLVLSGNPPESQDGRTAPSGRGRAFHYICAECGLGFASPATLEGHRCEHGWRRSPPASLPPRYKRPPSPAAAEANGEQDADGADGPYHCTECSGKFGLVSELHQHYILHARGEL from the exons ATGGCGGAGGCAGCCCAGCAACAAGCCGAGgccacggcggcggcggcggcggcggcgggggggagCTCGGAGGACTTAGGGCCGCCGGCGGCTCCGGTAGCGGAGGAAGatccggcggcggcggcgtcgcAGGTCCCGATCGGTGAGCGTTTTGGGCGGGGGCGCTTTCCGAGGGACCCTCCCCTCCGTCCGCTTCCGGGCCCCGCAGCCTCAGCCCCTCCGGGACAGTCCTTCCAGCCCCGGGTCCCTTTTGCAGGTGCCGcgcgggaggaggaggacgaggaggaggacgaggagaaCGTCGTCTCTGAGGCCACCTCCGTCTCTTCGGGGGACAGCGCGCCCCCGACCCCCTCCGCCAACGGCTATCCAG GGCCCCGCAGTGGCAAAGAGCCGCGGGGGACACTTGGGGAGCTGGTGGAGGCCGGCGGAGGCGGCAGAGAGGCCGGCCACGACCGGCTGAGCGCCACACAGGCCCCCAGCCCCGAGTGGCACGAGTGCCCTGAGTGTGGGCGCGGGTTTGGCACGTCACGGGCTCTGAAGGTGCACCGGAGTTACCACGTGGGACGCAAGCGGCCACACAGCGGCTCCTCGGCCATCAAGCCTCCTGCCCTGCTGCCCCCGCTGGTCCTGTCAGGCAACCCTCCAGAGAGCCAGGATGGGCGGACGGCTCCCAGCGGACGGGGCAGAGCCTTCCACTACATCTGCGCCGAGTGCGGCCTAGGCTTTGCGTCCCCAGCCACCCTGGAGGGCCATCGCTGCGAACACGGCTGGCGGCGGAGCCCCCCGGCCTCTCTGCCCCCCCGCTATAAGCGGCCCCCTTCGCCTGCTGCCGCAGAGGCCAACGGAGAGCAGGACGCCGACGGGGCGGACGGACCGTACCACTGCACCGAGTGCTCTGGGAAGTTTGGGTTGGTGTCGGAGCTCCACCAGCACTACATCCTGCATGCGCGCGGGGAACTCTAG
- the LOC121915635 gene encoding zinc finger protein 497-like isoform X1, whose translation MRRRPPGSSGEVIGRRLGRGRGRLPGRRTPSRAVPGLPWQRLTGTGAFAGGLAREQGAFLGGRRGSGASPGERQRGARPGGAPPRRRLSGTFLPEMAGGGLGEGPRKWGWLRRSEALLGPRRHGGACPGRAAAPEGSAGGRGSSGPGPSTPRPRRQHPLLGANQCFHCLITFPDEKFKERHMKREHPEDFVQATLRDALFVCFVCNKAFGSSRTLICHQRAHAPAPPSDCADCLRPTFDCTDCGRRFGQLANYQRHRLGHAAGRSLPHQCPECGKSFRQLSNLRRHQAFHQQTQELLPSRPYSCMECGENFSQEAGLHQHYILHARGEL comes from the exons ATGCGCAGAAGGCCGCCCGGGTCCTCCGGCGAAGTCATTGGCCGGCGCTTAGGAAGGGGGCGTGGCCGACTCCCTGGCAGAAGGACCCCGTCTCGCGCAGTTCCTGGGCTGCCCTGGCAGCGCCTGACAGGAACCGGGGCCTTCGCAGGAGGCCTCGCCCGGGAGCAGGGAGCCTTCCTTGGCGGCCGGCGGGGCTCCGGCGCGTCCCCCGGAGAGAGGCAGCGAGGGGCTCGGCCAGGAGGGGCGCCTCCCCGCAGGCGGCTCTCGGGCACCTTCCTCCCGGAAATGGCCGGAGGGGGCCTTGGCGAAGGGCCCCGGAAATGGGGCTGGCTGCGTCGGAGCGAGGCCCTCCTCGGACCTCGGAGGCATGGCGGAGCCTGCCCCGGCCGCGCGGCCGCTCCCGAAGGTTCCGCAGGAGGAAGGGGGTCCTCCGGCCCCGGCCCCTCCACACCCCGGCCCCGGCGGCAGCATCCTCT CCTTGGGGCCAACCAGTGCTTCCACTGCCTGATCACTTTCCCGGACGAGAAGTTCAAGGAGCGGCACATGAAGCGGGAGCATCCGGAGGACTTTGTTCAGGCCACCCTGCGCGACGCCCTCTTTGTCTGCTTTGTCTGCAACAAGGCCTTTGGCAGCTCTCGCACCCTCATCTGCCACCAGCGCGCTCATGCGCCAGCCCCGCCCTCGGACTGCGCCGACTGCCTGCGCCCCACTTTCGACTGCACTGACTGCGGCCGCCGCTTCGGGCAACTGGCCAACTACCAGCGCCACCGCCTGGGCCACGCTGCCGGCCGGAGCCTGCCCCACCAGTGCCCCGAGTGCGGCAAGAGCTTCCGGCAGCTGTCCAATTTGCGGCGGCACCAGGCTTTCCACCAGCAGACCCAGGAGCTGCTGCCTTCCCGGCCCTATTCCTGCATGGAGTGTGGGGAGAACTTCAGCCAGGAGGCAGGCCTGCACCAGCACTACATCCTCCATGCCCGGGGGGAGCTCTAG
- the LOC121915635 gene encoding zinc finger protein 576-like isoform X2: MAEPAPAARPLPKVPQEEGGPPAPAPPHPGPGGSILYSLGANQCFHCLITFPDEKFKERHMKREHPEDFVQATLRDALFVCFVCNKAFGSSRTLICHQRAHAPAPPSDCADCLRPTFDCTDCGRRFGQLANYQRHRLGHAAGRSLPHQCPECGKSFRQLSNLRRHQAFHQQTQELLPSRPYSCMECGENFSQEAGLHQHYILHARGEL; encoded by the exons ATGGCGGAGCCTGCCCCGGCCGCGCGGCCGCTCCCGAAGGTTCCGCAGGAGGAAGGGGGTCCTCCGGCCCCGGCCCCTCCACACCCCGGCCCCGGCGGCAGCATCCTCT ACAGCCTTGGGGCCAACCAGTGCTTCCACTGCCTGATCACTTTCCCGGACGAGAAGTTCAAGGAGCGGCACATGAAGCGGGAGCATCCGGAGGACTTTGTTCAGGCCACCCTGCGCGACGCCCTCTTTGTCTGCTTTGTCTGCAACAAGGCCTTTGGCAGCTCTCGCACCCTCATCTGCCACCAGCGCGCTCATGCGCCAGCCCCGCCCTCGGACTGCGCCGACTGCCTGCGCCCCACTTTCGACTGCACTGACTGCGGCCGCCGCTTCGGGCAACTGGCCAACTACCAGCGCCACCGCCTGGGCCACGCTGCCGGCCGGAGCCTGCCCCACCAGTGCCCCGAGTGCGGCAAGAGCTTCCGGCAGCTGTCCAATTTGCGGCGGCACCAGGCTTTCCACCAGCAGACCCAGGAGCTGCTGCCTTCCCGGCCCTATTCCTGCATGGAGTGTGGGGAGAACTTCAGCCAGGAGGCAGGCCTGCACCAGCACTACATCCTCCATGCCCGGGGGGAGCTCTAG
- the LOC121915631 gene encoding interferon-inducible GTPase 5-like produces MVPVSQRKVKELYEICQSGSLSEAPSIIRAALEDPTDLRLDVAVVGEDGCDKSCLINTLQGESCGEPSMALVGGAQTPRKAGPYQLPTAPQSFLWDLAGWGAAGEDIWPLDLGRYDLFLLVAPEQCKDAHSRLARAIASEGKEIFLIRSKIEAKAQTDSQEELQEGVQASSLVVPQEDGAGCSPRVFLVPYDLPILQKALQRGAHGWKRQALRRAIPAVVSHLVRQKAQELMKDAWGEALRACLSCLDKPLATVVKNLLVAIASFRLELGLDETSLECTAQVVGKAASVLEAETHSLFIRPMAPNTLLGLITKPPSLGSWAWSYVPYFGWGAKSETQVSFEATYKTLQRAVVELSEDAERVLRRALVED; encoded by the coding sequence ATGGTCCCTGTGAGTCAAAGGAAGGTCAAGGAGCTCTACGAGATTTGCCAGTCCGGCAGCCTGTCAGAAGCTCCGTCCATCATCCGTGCGGCCTTAGAGGACCCCACAGATCTCCGTCTAGACGTGGCCGTTGTAGGGGAGGATGGCTGCGATAAGTCCTGCCTGATCAACACCCTGCAAGGAGAGAGCTGCGGGGAGCCCAGCATGGCCCTCGTTGGGGGGGCCCAGACACCAAGGAAAGCTGGGCCCTACCAGCTCCCCACTGCCCCCCAATCGTTCCTGTGGGATCTGGCCGGATGGGGAGCGGCAGGAGAGGACATCTGGCCTCTGGACCTTGGCCGCTATGACCTCTTCCTTCTTGTGGCCCCTGAGCAGTGCAAGGACGCCCACAGCCGCCTGGCCAGAGCCAtcgcctctgaggggaaagagaTCTTCCTAATCAGGAGCAAGATAGAGGCAAAGGCCCAGACTGACTCCCAAGAAGAGCTGCAGGAGGGGGTGCAGGCAAGCAGCTTGGTGGTCCCACAAGAGGATGGTGCGGGCTGCTCCCCGCGAGTCTTCCTGGTCCCTTATGACCTCCCCATCCTCCAGAAGGCACTCCAGAGAGGCGCCCATGGATGGAAGAGGCAGGCACTGAGGAGAGCCATCCCAGCAGTCGTGTCCCACCTGGTCAGGCAGAAGGCCCAGGAGCTAATGAAAGACGCCTGGGGGGAGGCCCTCCGCGCCTGCCTCTCCTGCCTGGACAAACCCCTGGCAACTGTAGTCAAGAACCTCCTGGTCGCCATTGCTAGCTTCCGCCTGGAGTTGGGCCTGGATGAAACCTCCCTGGAATGCACTGCCCAGGTTGTGGGCAAAGCAGCCTCGGTACTGGAGGCCGAGACCCACAGCCTCTTTATTCGCCCAATGGCCCCGAACACTCTCCTGGGCCTGATCACCAAACCACCCTCGCTGGGCAGCTGGGCCTGGAGTTATGTGCCGTACTTTGGATGGGGTGCCAAATCAGAGACCCAGGTCTCCTTTGAAGCCACGTACAAGACGCTGCAGAGAGCAGTGGTGGAGCTGTCAGAGGACGCAGAGAGGGTGCTGCGCAGGGCCCTTGTGGAGGACTAA
- the LOC121915627 gene encoding interferon-inducible GTPase 5-like, translated as MLPAKGSLGAPSPSAPPSPREASAAVVSAAVAGRRGAGKSALLALLLLRRRSACAGGTSPASSSASSPGPRPALLPHPEHPNRLFWELRLGEEERQEEEGGRWAAEAEALVLVAGSRGFGAAEARVAEEARAAGRSVFFVRSQADLELHTLRRRMEGRRFDREEALGALRGACAEGLRAAGVPGEPPVFLVSAFEPREMDAPRLHTALMEDLAARERALGPPQLDFEVISEREAAEIQEAYALGGLSEVVTRVQCRLETLWATRLDVAITGESGAGKSTFINALRGLGDEEEGAAATGVTETTARPTPYPYPGHANVTLWDLPGIGTPSFRPDGYLEAVDFGRYDFFLILASERFKESHVLLARAIVSQGKLFYFIRTKVDNDLESARRRRSPPAEEAVLAEIRGDCKARLAEAGLPVAPVFLLNSFEIERFDFPLFEETLERELPGHKRQAFLLALPNLSSVIIERKRQLLHQEVWKVALVSSLVAAVPLPGLGFTCDVSILLRKLSTYRQDFGLDAASLARLAERSRKPMEALRAEVRSTLGRSISREVVIALLGKATGTGLVVANFLVHRIPIYGALASGGISFHTTYSMLSQCLEGLATDSQQVLLKACESKV; from the exons ATGCTCCCCGCCAAGGGCTCCCTCGGGGCCCCTTCCCCGtctgctcctccttctccccggGAGGCGTCCGCGGCGGTGGTCTCTGCGGCGGTGGCGGGGCGACGCGGGGCGGGCAAGTCGGCGCTgctggcgctgctgctgctgcggcggcGGAGCGCCTGCGCGGGGGGGACCTCCCCGGCCTCCTCTTCGGCCTCGTCCCCGGGGCCTCGCCCGGCCCTACTCCCGCACCCGGAGCACCCGAACCGGCTCTTCTGGGAGCTCCGGCTGGGCGAGGAGGagcggcaggaggaggagggcggccgCTGGGCGGCGGAGGCCGAGGCGCTGGTCCTGGTGGCCGGCAGCAGGGGCTTTGGGGCAGCGGAGGCCCGGGTGGCGGAGGAGGCGCGGGCCGCGGGGCGGAGCGTCTTCTTCGTCCGGAGCCAGGCAGACCTGGAGCTCCACACCCTCCGGCGGAGGATGGAGGGTCGCCGCTTCGACCGGGAGGAGGCGCTGGGGGCGCTGCGGGGCGCCTGCGCGGAGGGGCTGCGGGCGGCGGGGGTCCCCGGGGAGCCCCCGGTCTTCCTCGTCTCCGCCTTCGAGCCCCGTGAGATGGACGCCCCCCGGCTCCACACTGCCCTCATGGAGGACCTTGCCGCCCGCGAGCG GGCCCTGGGCCCCCCCCAGCTGGACTTCGAGGTGATCAGCGAGCGCGAGGCGGCTGAGATCCAGGAGGCCTACGCCTTGGGGGGCCTCTCCGAGGTGGTGACCCGTGTCCAGTGCCGGCTGGAGACGCTCTGGGCCACACGGCTGGACGTGGCCATCACGGGAGAGTCGGGGGCCGGGAAGTCCACTTTCATCAATGCCTTGCGGGGCCTGGGTGACGAGGAGGAGGGGGCGGCCGCCACAGGCGTGACGGAGACCACCGCTCGGCCCACGCCGTACCCCTACCCCGGCCACGCCAATGTCACCTTGTGGGACCTCCCTGGCATCGGCACCCCCTCCTTCCGGCCCGATGGCTACTTGGAGGCGGTGGACTTTGGCCGCTACGACTTCTTCCTCATCTTGGCCTCGGAGCGGTTCAAAGAGAGCCACGTCCTCCTTGCCCGAGCCATCGTCTCCCAGGGGAAGCTGTTCTATTTCATCCGCACCAAAGTGGACAACGATCTGGAGTCTGCACGGAGGCGGAGGAGCCCGCCGGCTGAGGAGGCTGTCCTGGCagagatccggggtgactgcaaGGCCCGGCTGGCTGAGGCAGGGCTGCCTGTGGCCCCGGTCTTCCTCCTCAACAGCTTCGAGATCGAGCGCTTTGACTTCCCATTGTTTGAGGAGACGCTGGAGAGGGAGCTGCCGGGGCACAAACGCCAGGCCTTCCTCCTGGCTCTGCCCAACCTCTCCTCCGTCATCATTGAGCGGAAGCGGCAGCTCCTCCACCAGGAGGTCTGGAAGGTGGCCCTTGTCTCCAGTCTGGTGGCCGCTGTCCCTCTGCCGGGCCTGGGTTTCACCTGCGACGTTTCCATCTTGCTGCGGAAACTCTCCACCTACCGGCAAGACTTCGGACTGGATGCTGCCTCCCTGGCCCGCCTGGCTGAGCGCTCAAGGAAGCCGATGGAGGCGCTGCGGGCTGAGGTGCGAAGCACTCTTGGCCGCAGCATCAGCCGGGAGGTGGTCATTGCACTGCTGGGCAAGGCTACTGGCACAGGACTGGTGGTGGCCAACTTCCTTGTCCACCGCATCCCAATCTATGGGGCCCTGGCTTCAGGTGGCATTTCGTTCCACACCACCTACTCCATGCTGAGCCAGTGCCTGGAGGGGCTGGCCACCGATTCCCAGCAGGTCCTCTTGAAGGCCTGTGAGAGCAAGGTCTGA
- the LOC121915634 gene encoding urokinase plasminogen activator surface receptor-like isoform X2: protein MRAGVSLAVLLFCLDLGHNLRCQKCMSQDGNCTGATSMELCGPRQDSCFFEIKQFLDVSADTVKRGCGTANACRRYPEGYRGHLFRSIYCCSSDLCEPLSCHTSRAGPPNGLSCQSCIGSSAECGQEAPSEPCRGAENQCVQISQRFLPGEEQEPLIKGCGAEDFEDALLAYQVGRDFAYMDQKVCRLNNCNNRSFPDIPAGRPNGLQCYTCRELGRGDCAPERLLPLNCSGDMDWCLHVIGKGDGGAQVTLQKGCGTETMCGRHQEIYRKLKGPGSFASCCKGRLCNRARGLPVPVVGPFLAMVPSRGKRRCGGSSSASHWLPWGSLGPWASSSCSPSSWRQVRPSSAITAPVQQATSAAPQRKPAPPQSTAASPLPARSTQGPTKQKIQLTRKSAIQMTASAISSMGCWLAISACTGTPVAAVLTAATPEKSLRNLRRSRSPSQDAPQRMSATWEPSPSLRPARTWR from the exons ATGAGGGCTGGAGTCTCCCTGGCTGTCCTACTCTTCTGCCTGGATCTTG GCCACAACCTGCGGTGCCAGAAGTGCATGAGCCAGGATGGGAACTGCACTGGGGCAACCAGCATGGAGCTCTGTGGCCCCAGGCAAGACTCCTGCTTCTTTGAGATCAAGCAGTTCCTGGACG TGAGTGCTGACACTGTCAAGCGGGGATGTGGCACGGCCAATGCCTGCCGCCGCTATCCCGAGGGCTACCGGGGCCACTTGTTCCGCTCAATCTACTGCTGCTCCTCTGACCTTTGTGA GCCACTGTCCTGTCACA CCAGCAGGGCCGGCCCCCCAAATGGCCTGAGCTGCCAGAGCTGCATTGGGAGCTCTGCCGAGTGCGGCCAGGAGGCGCCTTCAGAGCCCTGCCGGGGGGCGGAGAACCAGTGTGTCCAGATCTCCCAGCGCTTCCTGCCAG ggGAAGAACAGGAGCCCCTCATCAAGGGCTGTGGGGCTGAAGACTTTGAGGATGCGCTGTTGGCCTACCAGGTGGGAAGAGATTTCGCCTACATGGACCAGAAGGTCTGCCGGCTGAACAACTGCAACAACAGGAGTTTCCCTG ACATCCCTGCAGGGAGGCCCAACGGCCTGCAGTGCTACACCTGTCGAGAGTTGGGGCGTGGGGATTGTGCCCCTGAGAGGCTGTTGCCTTTGAACTGCTCTGGAGACATGGATTGGTGCCTGCATGTCATCGGCAAAG GAGATGGAGGGGCACAGGTGACCCTTCAGAAGGGCTGTGGTACAGAGACCATGTGTGGCCGCCATCAGGAGATCTACCGCAAGCTTAAGGGGCCTGGTTCCTTCGCGTCTTGCTGTAAGGGCCGGCTCTGCAACCGGGCGCGGGGCCTACCGGTGCCAGTAGTGGGCCCATTTCTTGCCATG GTACCCAGCCGGGGGAAGAGAAGGTGCGGCGGGTCCAGCTCAGCTTCCCACTGGCTGCCATGGGGCTCCCTCGGGCCCTGGGCCTCCAGCTCCTGCTCACCCTCCTCCTGGCGCCAG GTGAGGCCATCTTCTGCTATAACTGCACCAGTGCAACAGGCTACAAGTGCAGCACCGCAGAGGAAGCCTGCTCCTCCTCAGTCAACAGCTGCATCACCATTGCCCGCAAGGAGCACTCAG GGGCCCACGAAACAGAAAATCCAGCTTACGAGAAAAAGTGCAATTCAGATGACCGCCTCTGCAATCAGTTCTATGGGCTGCTGGCTGGCGATTTCCGCATGCACTGGAACTCCAGTTGCTGCCGTTTTGACCGCTGCAACACCCGAGAAGTCATTG AGGAATTTAAGGAGGAGCAGGTCGCCTTCACAGGATGCGCCACAAAGAATGTCTGCGACATGGGAGCCGTCGCCCTCTTTGCGGCCAGCCAGAACGTGGAGGTGA
- the LOC121915634 gene encoding uncharacterized protein LOC121915634 isoform X1 has protein sequence MCVELVHKGRAGQGRDVHGPQSRGREQMVCPLFLLLLLLLLLPGEEQEPLIKGCGAEDFEDALLAYQVGRDFAYMDQKVCRLNNCNNRSFPDIPAGRPNGLQCYTCRELGRGDCAPERLLPLNCSGDMDWCLHVIGKGEAIFCYNCTSATGYKCSTAEEACSSSVNSCITIARKEHSGAHETENPAYEKKCNSDDRLCNQFYGLLAGDFRMHWNSSCCRFDRCNTREVIVQKASQKPNGVHCNSCFARGTDLCLNHTHVACTGLLTHCIHFATTAKNEEFKEEQVAFTGCATKNVCDMGAVALFAASQNVEVKSNLCSGGAPRAPGQDGLALSLMAALPFLAFWL, from the exons ATGTGTGTGGAGTTGGTACacaagggcagggcagggcaaggCAGGGACGTCCATGGGCCCCAGTCCAGGGGGAGGGAGCAGATGGTCTGTCCacttttcctcctgctgctgctgctgctgctgcttccagggGAAGAACAGGAGCCCCTCATCAAGGGCTGTGGGGCTGAAGACTTTGAGGATGCGCTGTTGGCCTACCAGGTGGGAAGAGATTTCGCCTACATGGACCAGAAGGTCTGCCGGCTGAACAACTGCAACAACAGGAGTTTCCCTG ACATCCCTGCAGGGAGGCCCAACGGCCTGCAGTGCTACACCTGTCGAGAGTTGGGGCGTGGGGATTGTGCCCCTGAGAGGCTGTTGCCTTTGAACTGCTCTGGAGACATGGATTGGTGCCTGCATGTCATCGGCAAAG GTGAGGCCATCTTCTGCTATAACTGCACCAGTGCAACAGGCTACAAGTGCAGCACCGCAGAGGAAGCCTGCTCCTCCTCAGTCAACAGCTGCATCACCATTGCCCGCAAGGAGCACTCAG GGGCCCACGAAACAGAAAATCCAGCTTACGAGAAAAAGTGCAATTCAGATGACCGCCTCTGCAATCAGTTCTATGGGCTGCTGGCTGGCGATTTCCGCATGCACTGGAACTCCAGTTGCTGCCGTTTTGACCGCTGCAACACCCGAGAAGTCATTG TACAAAAAGCATCGCAGAAGCCCAATGGTGTTCATTGCAACTCTTGTTTTGCTCGGGGTACAGATCTGTGTCTGAATCATACACATGTTGCCTGCACTGGGCTCCTGACACACTGCATCCACTTTGCCACCACTGCAAAGAACG AGGAATTTAAGGAGGAGCAGGTCGCCTTCACAGGATGCGCCACAAAGAATGTCTGCGACATGGGAGCCGTCGCCCTCTTTGCGGCCAGCCAGAACGTGGAGGTGAAGAGCAACCTGTGCAGCGGAGGAGCGCCAAGAGCCCCCGGCCAAGACGGCCTGGCCCTCTCCTTGATGGCAGCGCTGCCTTTCCTGGCCTTTTGgctttga